CGCTGTGCCGGTCCACGGTCGAAGCTGAAGCGGCTGGTAACGTGGCTGCAATGACGGCTGGTGAGCGCGCTCTCTGTCTGCGTAGCAACACGCGCTACGGCATGTGGACGCAGCCGGCGGACTTCTTCAAGATCCGCTCAGCCTCGCTGAGCTACCGTGTGCCCGATGGCATGCTGCCGTCGAGCATTCGTGGTGCTACGGTGCGTCTCCAGGGCCGCAACCTCTTCACGAAGACGGACTATGAGGGCGTTGACCCTGAGGCGTTTGAAGACGGTTCGCTCGAGGTGCTTTTCCGGCAGGAGTACTACAACCTCCCGCCAATTCGCAGCTTCCAGCTGTCGGTCAAAATTGACTTTTAATAGCCAGGAGAAATCATGAATTCCATGAAAAAGCGCTGGCTCCCGCTCGTAGCCCTTGTGGCGACGTTCGGAATGGCCGGCTGTAGCGACAACCTCTTCGAGGTGAAGAACCCGGGTCGGATTCTCGACGCGGATTTGAACACGGTGAAGGGCGTCAATGCACTTGTGACGGGAATGTCTTCTGACTTCTCGGCTGGGTATGACAATATGGCCTTCACAACCGCCATTCTCAGTGATGAGATGGTGGGCTCGGGCTCGTATTTTTCGACCGGGCGTTATCGCCGGGGTCTGTTCGATTCTGAGGATTCGGACGGATTCTGGAACAGCGTGCAGCGTGCGCGCTGGGTAGCTGAGGGCGGATTGCAGCGTATGGCAGCAATCGAGGGCTTTTCCTTCGCAGGTAATGAGAGCACGGCGCGAGCCTATCTCTTTGCCGGTCTCGCGAACCGTTGGTTCGGTGAGAACTTCTGCGAGGTCGTGTTCAGCAAACCGTACACCGACGAGGCACCTGGCCCCGGTGGTGAGATCGATACAGGTCAGCCGCTTCCGCGAACCGCCGCTTTCGAGCGCGCGATTCCGGCTTTGCAGGCCGCGATGTCCAACGGTTCGGGTGATATTGTAACCGCGGCCCACGGTGGGCTGGCGTCGGCATACGTTGGGCTAGGAAACTGGTCTTCGGCGATGAGTGAAGCTGCTCAGGTACCGACGAACTTCGTTCACTACGCGGTCTTCTCCGGGAACTCAGGTCGGGAAGAGAGTCAGATCTGGAACGAGACCCATGGTCGTGCTGAGATTTCGGCGTGGGGAACGCTTGCCGGTACGGTAGGCGAGGGTGATCCCCGCACACCATGGACGGACTGCAGCCTTGGTTCGTGCCCGTCGGCGAACGGTGCCGATGGTGAAACGATCCATTTCCGCCAGGACAAGTATCCTGAGAAGGGGTCGGACATCCCTCTCGTGAAGGGTACGGACATGCGGCTACTCGAGGCTGAGAACGCGCTGCTGACCGGAGATCTCGGAGTGTTTACATCCAAGATCAACGAGGTGCGTGCGTTCCACGGTCTCGCGGCGATCGCAGCGGTGACATCCGCTGGTTCTCTCACTGGTGGAACGTTCGGGAAGGACGGCACTCTTGGTGGTGCCAGCGCGACGTCCATGACCGGTTGGGATGTGCTCGATCGTGAGCGCCACCTGACGATGTGGCTTGAAGGTCGCCGTCTTTGGGACCTCCATCGTTGGGATCATCCCCATCTTAACGGTGGTGGGATTGTGTACTCGGCGACGGTTGCCCGTCGCTCGTCCTGCTTCCCGATCTCCGATCAGGAATGCCAGGTCAACGACAATGTGCCCAACTCGAAGTGCGTCACGATGTAGTTCGGGGCATGTAGCAGTACTGACCGCCCCTTGGCTTCGGCCAAGGGGCGGTTTTTTTGTTCTGTCACTCGGCCGAGCCCGTATCGTGCGATAGAAAGGCGGAGCTTTCCTTTTGAGGCTCCATCGCGCAGTGTGATATGATTGGTGATGCAGGTGTGGAGGGCAGGGGGATGACCTTGATTCGAAAAGCGACTGTTGGTGTGTTGGGTGCGGTGTTGCTCGCCGGCTTGGCTGCGCCCACCCATGCCCAGGTTCGAGTGGAGGGTGAGGTTCTCGACTCAGAGAACGGTCTCCCGGTTCAGGGCGTCATCGTTCAATTCCCGGAACTCGGCCTCGCGGCGCTCACCGACTCAATGGGGTATTTCCTCTTCGAGGCGGTTCCTCGCGGTGAACAGGTCATCTCGACGTACCATTTTGGGTACGCGAAGCTGGAGGCGCAGACCCCGATCGTTCTGGGTGATGTCCTCGCGCTCAACCTTACGCCCCGCCCGATCTCGCTGTCCGGCGTGGCAGTCGACGTGCGTCCGACGGAGGAGATCGAGGCACTGACCATGGGAAGAGGGT
This is a stretch of genomic DNA from Longimicrobiales bacterium. It encodes these proteins:
- a CDS encoding RagB/SusD family nutrient uptake outer membrane protein, with product MNSMKKRWLPLVALVATFGMAGCSDNLFEVKNPGRILDADLNTVKGVNALVTGMSSDFSAGYDNMAFTTAILSDEMVGSGSYFSTGRYRRGLFDSEDSDGFWNSVQRARWVAEGGLQRMAAIEGFSFAGNESTARAYLFAGLANRWFGENFCEVVFSKPYTDEAPGPGGEIDTGQPLPRTAAFERAIPALQAAMSNGSGDIVTAAHGGLASAYVGLGNWSSAMSEAAQVPTNFVHYAVFSGNSGREESQIWNETHGRAEISAWGTLAGTVGEGDPRTPWTDCSLGSCPSANGADGETIHFRQDKYPEKGSDIPLVKGTDMRLLEAENALLTGDLGVFTSKINEVRAFHGLAAIAAVTSAGSLTGGTFGKDGTLGGASATSMTGWDVLDRERHLTMWLEGRRLWDLHRWDHPHLNGGGIVYSATVARRSSCFPISDQECQVNDNVPNSKCVTM